The sequence CTCTGCCTCAGAtgaaccctaaccctaacgctCTCACGAACCCGCGCTCTTCGCCTCAACATGAACCTAGCGCTCTTCGCCTCAACACGAACCCTAGCACTCTCTGCCTCTACACGGAACCGATTTGAAGGTAATTAACCTGCTGTGCATTCCTTATACTTATGGTAGTTTGTCATTGTTAAATCTAGTTTTTCATATGCTGCTTTGTCCTTTACATTTTAGGTTTTATGCAATGAACCCTAACACTCTCTTCCTCCACACGAACCCGCGCTCTCTGCCTCCACACGAACCCGCGCTCTCTGCTTTTTATGTGTTAGGGAGACTTCTCGTTTGACGCGTTGTTCGGGAACCTCGTGGGCGAGCTTCTTCCGTCCTTCAAATTGGAGGAAGCGGAAGCGGACGACGGCGAGCCGAACGGGCATATCCGAGTGCCGTCCGATGCAGCCAAGTACTCCTCGCAGGCAGTTGCGAGTCCGTTGTTCCCCGGGGTTGAGAAGCTCTTGTCGTTGTTCAAGGATTCTTGCAAGGAGCTGCTTGAGCTTCGGAAAGAGGTTTTCCTTCCTCTACCGATtggtaattttaaatttttttgggaatttaatttgtttaaggtcttgattttattgttgttgtgtttTGGTTGGAAGATTGATGGGAGACTCTACAATCTTAAGAAAGATGTCTCAGTTCAAGACTCTAAGCATCGAAAGACACTTTCTGAGGTGAGTCTCGAATCTACTTGGTTTGTGTTATGCTAAAATTTGCAATTGTTCTTGCTGAGCATTTGGATCAATGGGTGTGAGGTTGTTGTAGGTTAATTGGTCTTCTAGAGTTTGAGCCTTAGGTATATTTTGGTTGCAGAGGAAGAACTTTATCGTTCACTGTAGTCATATTAAACATGGTCtcaaaccaaaataaattgcaatatagtaattatttcttttaaaaattacatttgtTAGTTCTAAGCTCCTTCTTTTGTGCTTTATTATTTTGCTTTTTTCATAATGAAGATCTTTTATACCTTACTATCTAACTAGGTCAGAATAATAATGAgctttattattatgttttatgttttattggTAGATCAATTCCTCCTT is a genomic window of Phaseolus vulgaris cultivar G19833 unplaced genomic scaffold, P. vulgaris v2.0 scaffold_23, whole genome shotgun sequence containing:
- the LOC137817241 gene encoding uncharacterized protein produces the protein MQPSTPRRQLRVRCSPGLRSSCRCSRILARSCLSFGKRFSFLYRLIDGRLYNLKKDVSVQDSKHRKTLSEYLMEFNSNLCDLMELSPLFSYDSRVAEAASVAQKLRHLLKKILEDMEYLFHQLWEMQLLAEA